The Rhodococcus opacus B4 genome includes the window GGATGGCGTCCTCTTCGGTTCCACAGTTCTCGGGCCGGGGGTGAAACGGAACATCTTCGGCTTGGCGCTCAGTGAGGCATACAACCGTCTCGGGGCTTTCCATAACCGCGGCGACGTTACGACGGTCTCGTCGAAGCCCTGCGGGTCTCGTTCGGTCGCGTCGAGGTCTCTCAGGTCGGCAATGTGGGCGTTGTTCGTCCCCAGTAAGCCCAAGCGCTAGTTTCGGCGACGGGTGCGAAGCCTCAATCCTTCTGGTTTGAGGGTGATCAGCTCCTGGACCTGGAGTTGGTATGCGGGGTCTGCCTCGAAGTCGAAGCGGTGCAGAAGGAACGCCAGCGCGAGGATCGTCTCATGATCCGTGAGTCTTTCGGCGCAAACCCGGTCGTTCGGCCCGCCTGCGGACTCCCTCCGAGGCTGAATGTCGGACTGTGTGGCTAGTGTCTGGGTTATGGCGGGGAGGGTAGTGAAGCGGGCGTTCAAGTACCGCTTCTATCCGACTGCGGTGCAGGCGGAACAGCTTGCTCGGACGTTCGGATGCACCCGGTATGTCTACAACCGGGCGTTGGCCGAACGCTCGCGTGCCTGGTCGCAGGAACGGCGGCGGGTCACCTACAGCGACACCTCGAAGATGCTCACCGGATGGAAGCGAGACACCGAGACCGAGTGGTTGTCGGAGCCGTCGAAGGGGCCGCTGCAGGAATCGCTGCGGCAGTTGCAGGGCGCGTTCGACAAGTTCTGGCGCAAGCAGTCCCGCTACCCGCAATTCAAGAAGAAGGCCCAGTCGAAGGATTCGGCGACCTACTACTCGAACTGCTTCACCTACCGCGGCGGGCAGATCCGGTTGGCCAAGCAGTCCGAACCCCTGGACATTCGGTGGTCGAGGCCGCTACCGGAGGGGGCCGTACCGTCGCAGGTGACGGTGTCGCGCAATGCTCGCGGTCAGTACCACATCTCGATCCTCGTCGAGGACACGATCACCGAGCCCCCGTCGACCGATCGGGTGGTCGGGCTCGACGCCGGGATCACCAGCCTCTACACGCTCTCGACGGGGAAGAAGATCACCAACCCGCGCCACGAGCGCACAGACCGTGAGCGGCTGGCGAAGGCGCAGCGGGTGCTGGCCAAGAAGCAGAAGGGATCCCGTAACCGGGCCAAGGCCCGACTGAAGGTCGCGAAGATCTATGGCCGGATCGCCGATCGGCGCCGCGATTATCTGCACAAACTCTCCACTCGGCTGGTGCGCGAAAACCAAGTGATCGCCATCGAGGATCTGAGTGTGCGGAACATGGTCAGGAATCGGTCGTTGTCTCGGGCGATCTCGGATGCGAGTTGGTCCGAGTTCCGGTCGATGCTCGAGTACAAGGCCGACTGGTACGGGCGGCGGGTGGTGGCGATCGACCGGTTTTATCCGTCGTCGAAGACCTGCTCGGTGTGTGGGGCGATCGCGTCGACGATGCCGCTGAGCGTGCGGGAGTGGGCGTGCCGTTGCGGCGTTGTCCATGATCGGGATGTGAACGCGGCGAGGAATATTTTGGCCGTCGGACTGACGGCGGCAGCCTGCGGAGATGATGTGAGACCGCCCCGCACCTAAAGTGTGGGGAGGCGACTGTCGGTGAAACAGGAACCTCGGGACGCGAGTCTCGAGGGGAATCTCGGTCGTTCACGGCCGAGAGGACGTCAAAGGCGAACTGGCGGCCAATGCACGCACGGAGACCGGTACCGAATGGCTTGTAAACCACTGAGCTCTGTATTAGACACAGGGTCTCTCAAAGAACCGATCCGGATCAAATCCTCACCTTCCTCGTTGCAGGGCACGAGACATCGGCAGGGGTATTCGCCTTCGCATTGCATTACCTCGCAACGAACCCCGAGATCGCTGCAAAAGCCCGCCCCGAACTGGACGAGAGGTGGCCGACCGGAGACGTGACCGCGATCAGGTACGAGGACGTCGCGCGATTGCGCTACCTCCGACGGGTAGTGGACGAGACATTGTGCCTGTGGCCCATTGCTCCGGGTTACTTCCGAGAGACGAAAGAAGAGACGGTAATCGGAGGAAAGTACAGATTTGCGCCCGGTGATTGGGTCTTCGTGCTCACGTTGCAGGCTCACCGTGACCCGGTGTGGGGACCCGATGCGGAGAAGTTTGATTGCGTACGTTGACCTCGTCGAGCGGCTCACCGGTTTCGGGGCCGGGCTCGGTCAGCATTCGGGCAAGCAGATCGTTGTGTGTTCCTGAGTCTTCTGTTTTGCGTCGTTTGATGACGTCGTCGACGACCTGCATGACGAAGTGGATGTCGCGCTGGTGTTGCGCGGCCTGTCTGCGGCCGATTGTCTTCTGCAGGATTGGAGGCAGGTTCGAGTTGCTGTAGGTCAGGCCGCGCATCATGGCAACGAGAACAGCGAATGGGGACGTGTCGTTTACACAGGTCAACGGTATTAATCTCTCTCCAGTTCATCGCTGCTGACGCAGTCGCGAGGAGTAGATGAAGAGGCCTGGCCCGGCATCCTGGCCGCCGTTTGATGTGAACGGGGGTGGGTGCGGGACCAGGCCTCTTCTCGTAATCCGGTGATTGTCGTTTCAACTGATAGACCGGGTGTCGCGAAGACCCTGGCCGTCGAGAAGACTTTTGGGATTCATTCGTGACCAGCGGCGAGCGAGGATGATCGCGGTCCCCACCAACACGATGCCGACCACGGCACCGAGGGCGGGCCCATATCGGGTTCCCCACAGGATCGCGGTACGGGCGTCCTTCGCTTGTTGGGCAAGGCCGTTGATCGTTTCGTTGTCGAAGTGGGTGTGCGCTTCCAGCGTGGTCACAGCATTCGGGTCGTCAACCGACCGCGCCAGCCATCGCCTCGGCTGCTCCTCCACAGCAACGATCGCACCAGATGCAGGCTCGACCCACACATCGCGCGTGGTGGAGTAGTGCAGATCCATCGTTGTCGGCTCCGTGCCAGGTAGCCCCCACTTTTCAGCGGGCAAGGTCGTCGTCGCGACACTGCCGATCGATTTCCCAAGGTTCACGGGGCCGATCGTCTGCTGAAAGTGATACAGCCGCATGCCGTCGACCACGCGATCGTCGTCTACGTACTCGATCGGATGCGTCTCCCGTGCCGTCCCGTCGTAGTACGGGTAGCTGACCTTCTCGACGTCGAACGGAAACTTGTACTGAATTCCGGCGCGAGGCGTCTCCGTCGGGGGCTTGCCCTGCTCGGCTTGAGTGGTCGGGACGGGCTCGGCGAGCGGCATGCCTGATCGTCGGTCGATCGTGACGCGATCGACCATTGCCGAGACCAGGCCCAACCCCTCGCCCCAGTCGGTCCGGACCGTCTTCTGCGCCGCCTGCAGAGTTGTCGAAGCGGCCGAAACTGGATCCTCTGTCGTCACGTACACCTGAATCCGCAGCGGGACACCCCGGTCGGTCTTCAGCGGACCTTTCA containing:
- a CDS encoding RNA-guided endonuclease InsQ/TnpB family protein encodes the protein MAGRVVKRAFKYRFYPTAVQAEQLARTFGCTRYVYNRALAERSRAWSQERRRVTYSDTSKMLTGWKRDTETEWLSEPSKGPLQESLRQLQGAFDKFWRKQSRYPQFKKKAQSKDSATYYSNCFTYRGGQIRLAKQSEPLDIRWSRPLPEGAVPSQVTVSRNARGQYHISILVEDTITEPPSTDRVVGLDAGITSLYTLSTGKKITNPRHERTDRERLAKAQRVLAKKQKGSRNRAKARLKVAKIYGRIADRRRDYLHKLSTRLVRENQVIAIEDLSVRNMVRNRSLSRAISDASWSEFRSMLEYKADWYGRRVVAIDRFYPSSKTCSVCGAIASTMPLSVREWACRCGVVHDRDVNAARNILAVGLTAAACGDDVRPPRT
- a CDS encoding cytochrome P450 is translated as MHYLATNPEIAAKARPELDERWPTGDVTAIRYEDVARLRYLRRVVDETLCLWPIAPGYFRETKEETVIGGKYRFAPGDWVFVLTLQAHRDPVWGPDAEKFDCVR
- a CDS encoding DUF3068 domain-containing protein, with the protein product MSAQVDTVLDENVHKADAADRRGWRRSAAVCTLLALGSCLLAVAVLVPTYGAARLKVIPLDVQSATVSVAEDAAVLKATSVAMKGPLKTDRGVPLRIQVYVTTEDPVSAASTTLQAAQKTVRTDWGEGLGLVSAMVDRVTIDRRSGMPLAEPVPTTQAEQGKPPTETPRAGIQYKFPFDVEKVSYPYYDGTARETHPIEYVDDDRVVDGMRLYHFQQTIGPVNLGKSIGSVATTTLPAEKWGLPGTEPTTMDLHYSTTRDVWVEPASGAIVAVEEQPRRWLARSVDDPNAVTTLEAHTHFDNETINGLAQQAKDARTAILWGTRYGPALGAVVGIVLVGTAIILARRWSRMNPKSLLDGQGLRDTRSIS